One window of the Staphylococcus equorum genome contains the following:
- a CDS encoding DUF2232 domain-containing protein, which produces MGVANLFSKIYPKATILSIITLVIVALALHILPPLGLVLSLFATIPVIILWHKSVESFGLTAVVTVVLTTLLGNIFVLSIMVLVLLVSFVVGQLLKERTSKERILYITTTYVSMISLIAFMALQTFDKIPTSTTLMKPVKDQINYYISNAGVGADYKQMFEEMFRQLSVQLPSYVIIAVFILILINLLVTFPILRKFKIATPIFKPLYAWQMKRSLLWMYMIVLLCVMFTVEPSAFQSIVLNFEIVLSLCMYIQGLSVIHFFGKAKSMPLTLTVILMAIGTILMPLTHIVSLLGVVDLCINLKRIIKK; this is translated from the coding sequence ATGGGAGTGGCGAATTTGTTTTCAAAAATATATCCTAAGGCAACTATACTTAGTATAATCACGCTAGTCATAGTAGCTTTAGCTTTACATATATTACCACCGCTTGGGCTTGTATTGAGTTTGTTTGCGACAATTCCAGTCATTATTTTATGGCATAAGTCTGTAGAATCATTTGGTTTAACAGCAGTCGTAACAGTTGTATTAACAACTTTATTAGGTAATATATTCGTATTAAGTATCATGGTCCTCGTACTCTTAGTGAGTTTCGTTGTTGGCCAATTATTAAAAGAACGTACATCTAAAGAGCGTATACTTTATATTACAACTACATACGTGAGTATGATCTCGTTAATTGCATTTATGGCTTTACAAACATTTGATAAAATACCAACATCAACAACATTAATGAAACCTGTGAAAGATCAAATAAATTATTATATTTCTAATGCAGGTGTTGGTGCAGATTATAAACAAATGTTTGAAGAAATGTTCCGTCAATTATCAGTTCAGTTACCAAGTTATGTAATCATTGCAGTATTTATACTCATATTAATCAATTTACTAGTTACTTTTCCAATTTTACGTAAATTCAAAATTGCTACACCAATATTCAAACCATTATATGCGTGGCAAATGAAGCGTTCATTGCTATGGATGTATATGATTGTCCTACTTTGTGTTATGTTTACTGTCGAACCGAGTGCGTTCCAAAGTATCGTATTAAACTTCGAAATTGTGTTATCATTATGTATGTATATTCAGGGGTTAAGTGTGATTCACTTTTTTGGAAAGGCAAAATCAATGCCGCTCACACTTACTGTGATTTTAATGGCAATAGGGACAATTCTAATGCCACTTACACATATTGTAAGCCTCCTGGGTGTTGTAGATTTATGTATTAACTTAAAACGTATCATTAAAAAATGA
- a CDS encoding AzlC family ABC transporter permease: MEAHVTFKQGVKECVPTLLGYAGVGLSFGIVAVASGFSLLEIILLCLLVYAGAAQFIICALVIAGTPISAIVLTAFIVNSRMFLLSMTLAPSYQSYGLLNRIGLSTLITDETFGVAITPHLKGEKINDRWLHGLNITAYLFWTFACVMGAIFGKYINNPETLGLDFAIAAMFIFLAVSQFESVQRSRIKTYFVLIITVIVMMLLLSLFMPSYMAIILASTIAAGLGVVMER; encoded by the coding sequence ATGGAAGCACATGTAACTTTTAAGCAAGGTGTGAAAGAATGTGTTCCTACATTATTAGGGTACGCTGGGGTAGGGTTGTCTTTTGGAATTGTAGCTGTAGCCTCAGGATTTAGTTTGCTTGAAATTATCTTACTCTGTTTACTCGTGTATGCTGGTGCTGCACAATTCATTATTTGTGCACTAGTCATCGCCGGTACGCCGATTTCTGCGATTGTGTTAACAGCATTTATCGTTAATTCCAGAATGTTTTTACTGAGTATGACACTTGCACCGAGTTATCAATCATACGGTTTATTAAATCGAATAGGGCTTTCAACGCTCATTACAGATGAAACGTTTGGTGTAGCAATTACACCACACCTTAAAGGAGAAAAAATTAATGATCGTTGGTTACACGGTTTAAATATCACAGCTTATTTGTTTTGGACATTTGCATGTGTTATGGGCGCTATTTTTGGAAAATACATAAACAACCCAGAGACGTTAGGTTTAGATTTCGCTATTGCAGCGATGTTTATCTTTTTAGCTGTATCACAGTTTGAATCAGTTCAACGCTCTCGCATTAAGACGTATTTTGTATTGATTATTACTGTAATCGTGATGATGCTTCTTTTAAGTCTCTTTATGCCATCCTATATGGCAATTATACTTGCTTCTACGATAGCAGCTGGGCTTGGGGTGGTGATGGAACGATGA
- the hutH gene encoding histidine ammonia-lyase, which produces MTLQLNGEMLTIEDIKKFLYEKDTVEVTEEAFERVKQSRQTVENIIANKETVYGITTGFGLFSDVRIDEGEYNQLQVNLIRSHACGMGDPFSEEVSLVMMVLRLNTLLKGHSGTTVALVEQLVYFINNRIVPVVPQQGSLGASGDLAPLSHLALALIGEGNVFYQGEEVDSRYVLNNLKRKPLELQAKEGLALINGTQAMTAQGVINYIEAESLGYQAEWIASLTHQSLNGITDAYNEKVHKARNFQEQIDVAARMLDWLEGSELTTTQGEVRVQDAYTLRCIPQIHGASFQVFNYVKEKLEFEMNAANDNPLIFDEDDETLVISGGNFHGQPIAFALDFLKLGVSELANVSERRLERLVNPQLNNGLPAFLSPQPGLQSGAMIMQYAAASLVSENKTLAHPASVDSIPSSANQEDHVSMGTIASRHGYMMVENARRVLAIETIIALQAVEYKDIDKLSPKTYEKYQTLRQIIPSITEDRQFHKDIAAVSQYLHDIAYMNEI; this is translated from the coding sequence ATGACATTACAATTAAATGGAGAAATGCTTACAATTGAAGATATCAAGAAATTTTTATATGAGAAAGATACGGTGGAAGTGACTGAAGAAGCTTTTGAACGGGTAAAACAAAGCCGTCAAACAGTAGAGAATATTATAGCGAATAAAGAGACAGTCTATGGTATTACGACAGGATTTGGTTTGTTCAGTGATGTGCGTATTGATGAAGGGGAATATAATCAATTACAAGTTAACCTTATCCGTTCACATGCATGTGGTATGGGGGATCCATTTTCAGAAGAAGTGTCATTAGTGATGATGGTATTAAGATTAAATACCCTACTTAAAGGACATTCTGGAACTACAGTAGCTTTAGTCGAACAGCTCGTATACTTCATTAATAATAGAATTGTACCGGTAGTTCCTCAACAAGGCTCACTTGGTGCTTCTGGAGATTTAGCCCCGTTATCTCACTTAGCATTGGCCTTGATTGGTGAAGGTAACGTCTTTTACCAAGGTGAAGAGGTAGACAGTCGGTATGTCTTAAATAACTTGAAGCGTAAGCCACTAGAATTACAGGCAAAGGAAGGACTAGCACTAATCAACGGTACACAGGCGATGACTGCCCAGGGTGTAATCAACTATATAGAAGCAGAAAGTCTAGGCTATCAAGCAGAATGGATTGCTTCACTTACACATCAATCACTCAATGGTATTACAGATGCTTATAATGAAAAAGTACATAAAGCACGTAACTTCCAAGAACAAATTGATGTAGCTGCGCGTATGTTAGATTGGTTAGAAGGTTCTGAGTTAACTACGACACAAGGTGAAGTACGTGTGCAAGATGCTTATACGTTACGCTGTATCCCACAAATTCATGGAGCAAGTTTCCAAGTGTTCAATTATGTTAAAGAAAAACTAGAATTTGAAATGAATGCTGCAAATGATAATCCACTTATATTTGATGAAGATGATGAAACACTAGTGATATCCGGTGGTAATTTCCATGGACAACCGATTGCTTTTGCTTTAGATTTCTTAAAATTAGGGGTCAGCGAACTGGCTAATGTTTCAGAACGTAGACTAGAAAGACTTGTGAATCCACAATTGAATAATGGCTTACCTGCATTTTTAAGTCCACAACCAGGTTTACAAAGTGGCGCAATGATTATGCAATATGCGGCAGCAAGTTTAGTTTCAGAAAATAAGACACTTGCACATCCTGCCAGTGTTGATTCTATACCGTCGTCAGCGAACCAAGAAGATCATGTATCTATGGGAACGATTGCTTCTCGTCACGGTTATATGATGGTAGAGAATGCACGACGTGTCTTAGCGATAGAGACGATTATTGCATTACAAGCAGTAGAATATAAAGATATTGATAAGTTATCACCAAAAACGTATGAAAAATATCAAACGTTACGCCAAATCATACCATCTATCACAGAAGATAGACAATTTCATAAAGATATCGCAGCGGTATCGCAATATTTACACGATATTGCGTATATGAATGAGATATAA
- a CDS encoding adenylosuccinate synthase, producing the protein MSSIVVVGTQWGDEGKGKITDFLAEQADVIARFSGGNNAGHTIIFGGETYKLHLVPSGIFYKEKLSVIGNGVVVDPVALLKELDALNERGISTDNLRISNRAQVILPYHLKQDEYEEERRGDNKIGTTKKGIGPAYVDKAQRIGIRVADLLDKETFEQLLKNNIEYKNDYFKGMFGKPCPTFDEIFETYYAAGQRIAPFVVDTAKVLDDAFVAEEKVLFEGAQGVMLDLDHGTYPFVTSSNPVAGNVTVGGGVGPTFVSKVIGVCKAYTSRVGDGPFPTELFDEDGHHIREVGREYGTTTGRPRRIGWFDSVVLRHSRRASGITDLSINSIDVLTGLKEVKICTAYELDGVEITEYPANLKDLNRCKPIFETLPGWTEDITGCRSLEELPLNARRYLERISELCDVKISIFSVGPDRNQTNLLKSLW; encoded by the coding sequence ATGTCATCAATAGTAGTCGTTGGGACACAATGGGGAGACGAAGGTAAAGGTAAAATTACGGATTTTCTAGCAGAACAAGCAGATGTTATTGCACGTTTTTCAGGCGGTAATAATGCGGGCCACACAATTATATTTGGTGGAGAAACTTATAAATTGCACTTAGTACCATCTGGTATTTTTTATAAAGAAAAATTATCAGTGATTGGTAATGGTGTAGTCGTAGATCCAGTTGCACTATTAAAAGAATTAGATGCTTTAAATGAACGAGGTATTTCAACAGATAATTTACGTATTTCTAATCGTGCACAAGTTATTTTACCTTATCACTTAAAACAAGATGAATATGAAGAAGAACGCCGTGGAGATAATAAAATTGGCACAACGAAAAAAGGTATCGGCCCAGCTTATGTAGATAAAGCGCAACGTATCGGTATTCGTGTGGCAGATTTATTAGACAAAGAAACATTTGAACAATTACTAAAAAATAATATTGAATATAAAAATGATTACTTCAAAGGTATGTTTGGCAAACCATGTCCAACTTTTGATGAAATCTTTGAAACATATTACGCTGCAGGTCAACGTATCGCACCTTTCGTAGTAGACACAGCTAAAGTATTAGATGATGCGTTTGTAGCAGAAGAAAAAGTATTATTTGAAGGTGCTCAAGGCGTTATGTTAGACCTTGACCATGGTACATACCCATTTGTAACTTCAAGTAATCCAGTAGCAGGTAACGTTACTGTAGGTGGCGGTGTTGGTCCAACATTCGTATCTAAAGTAATTGGCGTATGTAAAGCATACACATCTCGTGTGGGTGATGGTCCATTCCCAACTGAACTATTCGATGAAGATGGTCACCACATTCGTGAAGTTGGCCGTGAATACGGTACAACAACTGGTCGTCCACGTCGTATTGGTTGGTTTGACTCAGTGGTATTACGTCATTCTCGTCGTGCAAGTGGTATCACAGACTTATCAATCAACTCTATTGATGTATTGACTGGTCTTAAAGAAGTGAAGATTTGTACAGCTTATGAATTAGATGGTGTAGAAATCACTGAATACCCAGCAAACTTGAAAGACTTAAACCGTTGTAAACCAATCTTTGAAACACTACCAGGTTGGACTGAAGATATTACGGGTTGTCGTTCATTAGAAGAATTACCTTTAAATGCACGTAGATATTTAGAACGCATTTCTGAGCTATGTGATGTGAAGATTTCAATCTTCTCAGTAGGCCCAGACCGTAATCAAACAAACTTATTAAAATCTTTATGGTAG
- the dnaB gene encoding replicative DNA helicase: protein MDGMYEQNQMPHSNEAEQSVLGAIIIDPELINTTQEVLLPESFYRGAHQHIFRAMMNLNEDNKDIDVVTIMDQLSQEGRLNEAGGPQYLAELSSNVPTTRNIQYYTEIVFKHATKRKLIQTADSIANDGYNDELELDIILNDAERRILELSSSRESDGFKDIRDVLGEVYETAELLDQNSGQTPGIPSGYRDLDQMTAGFNRNDLIILAARPSVGKTAFALNIAQKVATNESNYSVGIFSLEMGADQLATRMICSSGNVDSNRLRTGAMTEEDWNRFTIAVGKLSRTKIFIDDTPGIRITDIRSKCRRLKQEHGLDMIVIDYLQLISGSGSRFSDNRQQEVSEISRTLKAIARELECPVIALSQLSRGVEQRQDKRPMMSDIRESGSIEQDADIVAFLYRDDYYNQGEDEEDDDDTNYEPQTNDDNGDIEIIIAKQRNGPTGTVKLHFMKQYNKFTDIDYAHADMMG, encoded by the coding sequence ATGGATGGAATGTATGAACAAAATCAAATGCCACACAGTAATGAGGCTGAGCAGTCTGTCTTAGGTGCCATTATCATAGATCCAGAATTGATCAACACAACTCAGGAAGTATTACTTCCTGAGTCCTTTTATAGAGGCGCGCATCAACACATCTTTAGAGCCATGATGAACCTCAACGAAGACAACAAAGATATTGACGTGGTAACAATCATGGATCAATTGTCACAAGAAGGACGATTGAATGAAGCGGGCGGTCCACAATATCTAGCTGAATTATCTAGTAATGTGCCAACCACACGTAATATTCAGTACTATACAGAAATTGTATTTAAACACGCAACCAAGCGTAAATTAATACAAACAGCTGATAGTATTGCGAATGATGGTTACAATGATGAACTGGAACTAGATATAATACTGAACGACGCGGAACGTCGTATATTAGAATTATCATCCTCACGTGAAAGTGATGGATTCAAAGACATTAGAGACGTACTTGGTGAAGTATATGAGACGGCAGAATTATTAGATCAAAACAGTGGTCAGACACCAGGTATTCCTTCAGGGTATCGTGATTTAGACCAGATGACAGCAGGGTTTAACCGTAATGATTTGATTATTTTAGCTGCCCGTCCTTCTGTAGGTAAGACTGCCTTCGCACTTAATATTGCGCAGAAAGTAGCTACAAATGAAAGTAATTATTCAGTTGGTATCTTCTCGCTTGAGATGGGTGCTGACCAATTAGCGACACGTATGATTTGTAGTTCGGGCAATGTCGATTCCAACCGATTAAGAACAGGTGCAATGACTGAAGAAGACTGGAATCGTTTTACAATTGCAGTAGGTAAGTTATCACGTACGAAGATATTTATTGATGATACACCAGGTATCCGTATTACAGATATTCGTTCAAAATGTCGCCGCTTGAAACAAGAACACGGGCTAGACATGATAGTGATCGACTATCTACAATTAATTTCAGGTAGTGGTTCACGCTTTTCAGACAACAGACAACAAGAAGTTTCTGAGATTTCTCGTACATTAAAAGCCATTGCCAGAGAACTTGAATGTCCTGTAATCGCACTAAGTCAGCTATCACGTGGCGTTGAACAACGTCAGGACAAACGACCAATGATGAGTGATATACGTGAATCTGGTTCGATTGAGCAAGATGCTGATATCGTTGCCTTCCTATATCGTGATGATTATTACAATCAAGGCGAAGATGAAGAAGACGATGACGACACGAACTATGAACCACAAACGAATGATGATAATGGTGATATCGAAATTATTATTGCCAAACAACGTAACGGTCCTACAGGAACTGTGAAGCTACACTTTATGAAACAATATAATAAATTTACAGATATAGATTATGCCCATGCAGATATGATGGGTTAG
- the serS gene encoding serine--tRNA ligase, giving the protein MLDIKLFRNEPDLVREKVTKRGMDAQVVDDILALDEKRRQLISQAEEMKAQRNKVSGEIAQKKRNKENADDVIAEMRKLGDEIKVLDDDLNQIDHDLNDKLSRIPNIIQDDVPVGASDEENVELKRWGTPRNFDFEEKAHWDLVEDLNMANFERGAKVSGARFVFLTGEGAQLERALMNYMVTKHTTQHGYTEMMVPQLVNADSMYGTGQLPKFEEDLFKIEKEGLYTIPTAEVPLTNYYRNEIIGPDVLPAKFTAQSACYRSEAGSAGRDTRGLIRLHQFDKVEMVRFEKPEDSWDALEEMTNHAEAILEELVLPYRRVNLCTGDIGFGASKTYDLEVWLPSYNDYKEISSCSNITDFQARRANIRFKRDKNAKPELVHTLNGSGLAVGRTFAAIVENYQNADGSITIPDALVPFMGGKTEIRPVK; this is encoded by the coding sequence ATGTTAGACATTAAATTATTCCGTAACGAACCTGATTTAGTTAGAGAAAAAGTAACAAAGCGTGGTATGGATGCACAAGTAGTTGACGATATTTTAGCATTAGATGAAAAGCGTCGCCAATTAATTAGCCAAGCTGAAGAAATGAAAGCGCAACGTAACAAAGTAAGTGGAGAGATTGCTCAGAAGAAACGTAATAAAGAAAATGCAGACGATGTTATTGCTGAGATGCGTAAACTTGGAGATGAAATTAAAGTCTTAGATGATGATTTAAATCAAATAGATCATGATCTTAATGATAAACTGTCTCGTATTCCAAACATAATTCAAGATGATGTTCCTGTAGGCGCGTCAGATGAAGAAAACGTAGAACTTAAACGTTGGGGCACACCAAGAAACTTTGATTTTGAAGAAAAAGCACATTGGGATCTTGTAGAAGATTTAAATATGGCTAACTTTGAACGTGGTGCTAAGGTATCAGGTGCGAGATTTGTCTTCTTAACTGGTGAGGGTGCTCAATTAGAAAGAGCATTAATGAACTACATGGTAACGAAACATACAACACAACATGGTTATACAGAAATGATGGTACCACAGTTAGTAAATGCAGATTCAATGTATGGTACGGGTCAATTACCTAAATTTGAAGAAGATTTATTTAAAATTGAAAAAGAAGGGCTGTACACAATTCCAACAGCTGAAGTACCACTAACGAATTATTATCGTAATGAAATTATAGGTCCTGATGTCTTACCTGCTAAATTCACAGCACAATCAGCATGTTATCGTAGTGAAGCGGGTTCAGCTGGACGTGATACAAGAGGTCTGATTCGATTACATCAATTCGACAAAGTTGAAATGGTTCGTTTTGAAAAACCAGAAGATTCTTGGGATGCGCTTGAAGAAATGACAAATCATGCAGAAGCGATTTTAGAAGAACTTGTGCTACCTTATCGTCGTGTGAATCTGTGTACAGGTGACATTGGATTTGGAGCTAGCAAAACATATGATTTAGAAGTTTGGTTACCAAGCTATAATGATTATAAGGAAATTAGTTCATGTTCAAATATAACTGACTTCCAAGCGCGTCGTGCGAATATCCGTTTCAAACGTGATAAAAATGCTAAACCAGAATTAGTGCATACACTAAATGGTAGTGGGTTAGCAGTTGGACGTACATTTGCAGCAATCGTTGAAAACTATCAAAACGCAGATGGTTCTATTACAATACCAGATGCTTTAGTTCCGTTTATGGGCGGTAAAACAGAAATCCGTCCTGTAAAATAA
- the rplI gene encoding 50S ribosomal protein L9: MKVIFTQDVKGKGKKGEVKDVPVGYANNFLIKKNYAVEATPGNLKQLEQKNKAAEAERQQQIEDAKQLKEQLSNIEVEVSAKTGEGGKLFGSVSTKQITQALQKQHDIKIDKRKMDLPNGIHALGYTNVPVKLDKEVEGTIRVHTVEQ, encoded by the coding sequence ATGAAAGTAATATTCACACAAGATGTAAAAGGTAAAGGTAAAAAAGGCGAAGTTAAAGACGTACCAGTAGGTTATGCAAACAACTTCTTAATAAAGAAAAATTATGCGGTGGAAGCAACACCAGGTAACTTAAAACAATTAGAACAAAAAAATAAAGCAGCTGAAGCTGAGCGTCAACAACAAATTGAAGACGCTAAACAATTAAAAGAACAATTAAGTAATATTGAAGTCGAAGTATCTGCTAAAACAGGTGAAGGCGGCAAATTATTTGGTTCGGTAAGTACGAAACAAATCACGCAAGCATTACAAAAACAACATGACATCAAGATTGATAAGCGTAAAATGGACTTACCAAACGGTATCCATGCATTGGGTTACACAAACGTGCCAGTTAAATTAGACAAAGAAGTCGAAGGTACAATTCGTGTACACACAGTTGAACAATAA
- the metX gene encoding homoserine O-acetyltransferase MetX: MTNYTVDTLELGPFTTESGETISNLKLRYEHVGLKGQPLVVVCHALTGNHLTYGTSEQPGWWRGIIDGGYMPINDYQFLTFNVIGSPFGSSSALTDEDFPEQLTLRDIVRAIELGIEHLRFERINILIGGSLGGMQAVELLYNRKFDVDKAVILAATQRTSSYSRAFNEIARQAIHLDHEQGMSIARQLGFLTYRSSKSYEQRFSPDQVVAYQRHQGDKFMKHFSYSCYLTLLDVLDSHDVDRGRDDVDEVFSKLDTKMMTMGFADDLLYPDDLVYAVGQRFKYHKHFFVPDNVGHDGFLVNFNDWAPNLYHFLKVYKIKRK, translated from the coding sequence ATGACGAATTATACGGTTGATACATTAGAATTAGGACCATTTACAACAGAGTCAGGAGAAACAATCTCAAACTTAAAATTACGTTACGAACATGTTGGATTGAAAGGTCAACCTCTTGTGGTCGTGTGTCATGCTTTGACAGGAAATCACTTAACGTATGGTACAAGTGAACAACCTGGATGGTGGAGAGGCATTATTGATGGTGGTTATATGCCAATTAACGATTATCAGTTTTTAACTTTTAATGTAATTGGTAGTCCATTTGGTTCTAGTTCAGCACTTACTGATGAAGACTTTCCAGAACAACTAACTTTGCGTGATATAGTGCGTGCAATTGAATTAGGTATTGAGCACTTAAGATTTGAACGTATTAATATACTCATAGGTGGCTCTTTAGGTGGCATGCAGGCAGTAGAGTTATTATATAACCGTAAATTTGATGTTGATAAAGCAGTTATACTTGCTGCTACACAGAGAACATCTTCATATAGCCGTGCATTTAATGAAATTGCGAGACAAGCGATTCATTTAGACCATGAGCAAGGTATGAGTATCGCAAGACAGCTCGGTTTCTTAACATACCGTTCGTCTAAAAGTTATGAACAACGCTTCTCGCCAGATCAAGTAGTTGCATATCAAAGGCACCAAGGTGATAAGTTTATGAAGCACTTTAGTTATTCATGTTATCTAACACTGCTTGACGTCTTAGACAGTCACGATGTGGATAGAGGCCGTGATGACGTGGACGAAGTGTTCAGTAAACTAGATACTAAGATGATGACGATGGGCTTTGCCGACGACTTACTTTATCCTGATGATCTTGTTTATGCAGTTGGGCAACGCTTTAAATATCATAAACATTTCTTTGTACCTGACAATGTAGGGCATGATGGATTTTTAGTTAATTTTAATGATTGGGCACCTAATTTATACCATTTCTTAAAGGTGTATAAAATCAAGCGTAAATGA
- a CDS encoding AzlD domain-containing protein produces the protein MTTTTHMLIIILLCGIVTWFTRIIPFLLISKIKLSERVVKWLSFIPITLFTALVIDGLIEQQDGMMGYSINVPFLITMVPTVVIAVITRSLTITIVGGIIIMAALRWVF, from the coding sequence ATGACAACAACGACGCACATGCTTATCATTATTTTGCTTTGTGGTATTGTGACGTGGTTTACACGGATAATACCGTTTTTACTTATATCTAAAATTAAACTATCTGAAAGAGTTGTAAAATGGTTGTCGTTTATACCAATTACGCTATTTACTGCTTTAGTTATTGACGGTTTGATTGAACAACAAGATGGAATGATGGGGTATAGCATTAATGTGCCATTTTTAATTACGATGGTCCCTACAGTAGTGATTGCAGTTATCACACGTAGTTTAACTATTACAATCGTAGGTGGCATTATTATTATGGCTGCATTAAGATGGGTGTTTTAA
- a CDS encoding NAD(P)H-hydrate dehydratase produces METLSSVNIPRREDDTHKGDYGRILLIGGNANLGGAIMLAARACVYSGSGLITVATHPTNHAALHSRCPEAMVIDINDTKMLTKMIENTDCILIGPGLGCDFKGNNAITFLLQNIQPHQTLIVDGDAITIFSKLKPEIPACHVIFTPHQKEWERLSGIPIEEQTYERNREAADRIGATIVLKMHGTEIYFKDKDYKLPIGTPAMATGGMGDTLAGMITSFVGQFDDTQEAVTSATYAHSFIGEQLAEKMYVVPPSRLISEIPHAMKSLES; encoded by the coding sequence ATGGAAACTTTATCATCGGTAAACATTCCTAGACGTGAAGATGATACACATAAAGGTGATTATGGCAGAATCCTTTTAATTGGAGGTAATGCAAACTTAGGTGGCGCAATCATGCTTGCAGCACGTGCATGTGTTTATAGTGGCAGTGGGCTAATAACAGTAGCTACACACCCAACGAACCATGCTGCACTACATTCTCGTTGTCCTGAAGCAATGGTCATTGATATTAATGATACAAAAATGTTAACAAAAATGATTGAAAACACAGATTGTATCTTAATCGGCCCTGGATTAGGTTGTGATTTCAAAGGTAATAATGCAATCACATTCTTATTACAAAATATTCAACCGCATCAAACGCTAATCGTAGATGGCGATGCTATAACGATTTTCAGTAAATTGAAACCTGAAATACCTGCTTGTCATGTCATTTTTACACCACATCAAAAAGAATGGGAACGTTTAAGTGGTATTCCAATTGAGGAACAAACATATGAACGTAATCGTGAAGCAGCAGATCGTATTGGAGCAACTATTGTCCTAAAAATGCATGGTACGGAGATTTATTTCAAAGACAAAGATTATAAATTACCAATCGGCACGCCTGCTATGGCAACCGGAGGCATGGGTGATACCCTAGCTGGAATGATTACGAGTTTCGTCGGGCAGTTTGATGACACTCAGGAAGCTGTCACAAGTGCAACATACGCACATAGCTTCATTGGTGAACAGTTAGCAGAGAAAATGTATGTCGTCCCGCCATCAAGACTTATAAGCGAAATCCCACATGCCATGAAATCATTAGAAAGCTAA